TCCCTCGTAGGGGTCCGGCGCCTCGGGATCGGTGGAATGCATTCGACGCGCCATGGCGATGTCCTTCAGAGGTCCCAGTTGGTCTTGGCGCCCAGCACGAACGCACGATATCCCGCCGCGCGGAGCCGAGCGCCAGCGCGCGGGCTGGCCCCGCCGCCCAGGCAGTAGACGACGATGTCGCGGTCGCGCGGCAGCTCACCCAGGCGAGCATCCAGCTCGCTGAGCGGGATGTGCGTGCGGCCCTCGATGAGCGAGCGGTCAGCCCGCGCGTGCGGTGTGACGTCCAGCAGGACGGCGCCGTTGGCGACCATGGCGCGCGCCTCGGCGCCCGTGACGCGCGGCGCATCAGGGAGGGCTTCGCCGCCGCTGGTGGCTGCGCCCTCGTCGTCCTCGGCCTCGGTGCTGCCGCTGCCGCCGCAGCCGGCGAGCACGCCGAGCGCCGCGCACAGCACGACCGCGCTCAGGCCATGGCGACGGGTGGGAAGGACACGCAGCCCTCGAGGAAGCCAGTTCATGGCCCCCAGTGTCCCCCACTCGGGGGCCAAGTCCAGCCCGCTTTGCGCAAGGTCGATT
The Sandaracinaceae bacterium genome window above contains:
- a CDS encoding rhodanese-like domain-containing protein, which gives rise to MNWLPRGLRVLPTRRHGLSAVVLCAALGVLAGCGGSGSTEAEDDEGAATSGGEALPDAPRVTGAEARAMVANGAVLLDVTPHARADRSLIEGRTHIPLSELDARLGELPRDRDIVVYCLGGGASPRAGARLRAAGYRAFVLGAKTNWDL